The following are from one region of the Paenibacillus sp. JZ16 genome:
- a CDS encoding ketopantoate reductase family protein: MRILVYGAGVLGSYLAHELVRGGHNVTMLARGRRAEELEKNGNVIRHYFQFQTTVNQVRVIRELQPDDVYDLIFVVMKYPDFEAVLPALAANHSCHIVIMGNNASPGEMEKYLQTHSPVAKQVSFAFQSIAGWRENGRIISVHGPKTNLTIGGLGEDLSWRTLIDEALVNTKYKWNYITNMDEWLKSHFVIILPLNSIASSYNGNLRRAAKDKKLLNLVIHAVDEGHQVLEKNGFTVTPAGQKQFARGKRKLFYILLKLMLSSPIGRILLSDKAVSADEMTALQQAFDHLKIRANIATPHWDELLHYSPPIQGS; the protein is encoded by the coding sequence ATGAGAATATTGGTTTACGGCGCAGGGGTTCTGGGCAGTTATTTAGCCCACGAGCTAGTGCGTGGAGGGCACAACGTCACGATGCTGGCAAGAGGACGACGAGCAGAGGAGTTGGAGAAGAACGGCAATGTCATTCGGCATTATTTTCAGTTTCAAACTACGGTTAATCAAGTAAGGGTCATCCGAGAACTACAGCCGGACGATGTTTATGACCTTATTTTTGTTGTAATGAAATATCCGGATTTCGAGGCTGTGCTGCCTGCCCTTGCGGCGAATCATAGCTGCCATATCGTTATAATGGGCAACAATGCAAGCCCTGGGGAAATGGAGAAGTATTTGCAAACCCATAGTCCGGTAGCGAAACAGGTTTCGTTCGCTTTTCAGTCGATTGCCGGCTGGAGGGAGAATGGCCGGATCATTAGCGTGCACGGCCCAAAAACCAACCTAACGATCGGTGGTTTAGGAGAGGATCTGTCATGGCGCACACTGATCGATGAAGCCTTGGTTAACACTAAATATAAATGGAATTACATTACAAATATGGATGAGTGGCTGAAAAGTCATTTTGTGATCATCTTGCCTTTGAATTCCATAGCTTCTTCATATAACGGTAATTTGCGCAGAGCCGCAAAAGACAAGAAGCTTCTTAATCTGGTCATCCATGCGGTAGATGAGGGGCATCAAGTCTTAGAGAAAAACGGCTTTACGGTTACGCCTGCCGGTCAGAAGCAATTTGCCCGGGGCAAAAGAAAGCTGTTCTACATCCTGCTGAAGCTGATGCTCTCAAGCCCGATTGGCAGAATCCTGTTAAGTGATAAGGCGGTGTCGGCAGACGAGATGACCGCTTTACAGCAAGCTTTTGATCATTTGAAGATACGCGCAAACATAGCTACGCCTCATTGGGATGAGCTTCTACATTATTCCCCACCCATACAGGGATCATAG
- a CDS encoding TetR/AcrR family transcriptional regulator, with protein sequence MNKFEIRTQQKKDAIIHAALKLFKEKGFVHVSIKDIADESGVSSVSLYNYFGSKEGVVKECANVLMQNTIQMAKELLHQNIDFKDKISRILEICADQDYQLLGTPGAVEDQVLASLYSENTNQIRIELIQEFIELGNKEGAIHSSVSLETLLELLSVVGTLQASWARAGNYKNKMAELIQLLLYGFVGRR encoded by the coding sequence ATGAATAAATTCGAAATCAGAACGCAGCAAAAGAAGGATGCAATCATTCATGCGGCATTAAAGCTTTTTAAAGAAAAAGGCTTCGTCCATGTTAGCATTAAGGACATTGCCGATGAATCCGGCGTATCGTCGGTATCGCTGTATAACTACTTCGGCAGTAAAGAAGGGGTGGTCAAGGAATGTGCGAATGTTCTGATGCAAAATACGATCCAAATGGCTAAGGAGCTTTTGCATCAAAATATCGACTTTAAGGATAAGATATCTCGGATTTTGGAGATCTGTGCAGATCAAGACTATCAATTGCTTGGTACACCGGGTGCCGTTGAGGATCAGGTGTTAGCGAGCTTATATAGTGAAAACACGAATCAAATTAGAATAGAGCTTATTCAGGAATTTATTGAGCTGGGGAACAAGGAAGGGGCGATTCATTCCTCTGTTTCGCTGGAGACCCTATTGGAATTATTAAGTGTCGTCGGGACGCTCCAAGCTTCCTGGGCCAGAGCCGGGAATTATAAAAACAAGATGGCGGAACTTATCCAGCTACTCTTATATGGTTTCGTTGGACGCCGCTAA